One window of the Acaryochloris sp. CCMEE 5410 genome contains the following:
- a CDS encoding 2Fe-2S iron-sulfur cluster-binding protein has product MTTYQVRFINPDLRLDQTITIPEDEYILDIAEENNVPIPAACRQGDCSTCVARLVSGTVDQAEQKFLNSTEMGQGYTVTCVAYPRSDCVLETHQEQTLYQGSLYQKSEDMKTT; this is encoded by the coding sequence ATGACAACCTACCAAGTCCGATTTATCAACCCTGATCTGAGGCTGGATCAAACGATCACCATTCCAGAGGATGAATACATTCTCGATATTGCCGAAGAGAATAACGTACCTATCCCTGCTGCCTGCAGACAGGGGGATTGTTCAACGTGTGTTGCCCGACTCGTGAGTGGAACTGTCGATCAGGCAGAACAGAAATTTTTAAACTCAACGGAGATGGGCCAAGGTTATACCGTTACCTGTGTGGCCTATCCCCGTTCAGATTGCGTGTTAGAGACTCATCAAGAGCAAACACTGTATCAAGGGTCTTTATATCAAAAATCCGAAGATATGAAGACGACTTAA
- the trpE gene encoding anthranilate synthase component I encodes MTILPDFSQFEALAQSGNFVPVYREWIADLDTPVSAWYRVCADQPYSFLLESVEGGEHLARYSLLGCDPVWILETRGQQTTQTHRDGSVVPFTGNPFQILQDCLAPYHPVTLPQLPAGIGGLVGFWGYELINWIEPRVPIYPASSSDLPDGLWMQVDNLMIFDQVQRKIWVIAYADLQQTPDLKAAYQQACDRVEYLVQKLQQPLDRQSLELTGMTPTQAVTADFTSNTTQAGFCHNVQQAKDYIKAGDIFQVVLSQRLSTAYQGDPFELYRSLRLINPSPYMSYLHFKDWQIIGSSPEVMVKAEHSTQEKGGLAATVRPIAGTRPRGQTSQEDIALATELLQDPKEIAEHVMLVDLGRNDLGRVCSKGSVQVKSADLMVIERYSHVMHIVSNVVGELEDEKTAWDLLKACFPAGTVSGAPKIRAMEIIHELEGCRRGPYSGVYGYYDFEGQLNTAISIRTMVVQQQTKGQHLVTVQAGAGIVADSEPIREYEETLNKARGLLQAIHCVQGAAT; translated from the coding sequence GTGACGATTTTGCCTGACTTTAGTCAATTTGAAGCATTGGCCCAATCGGGCAATTTTGTTCCTGTTTATCGAGAGTGGATTGCGGATTTAGATACGCCAGTCTCAGCTTGGTATCGGGTCTGTGCCGATCAACCCTACAGTTTCTTACTGGAATCCGTTGAGGGGGGAGAACATTTGGCTCGATATAGTCTTTTGGGATGTGATCCAGTCTGGATTTTGGAAACTCGCGGTCAGCAAACAACCCAGACCCATCGAGATGGATCGGTGGTGCCTTTTACCGGTAACCCCTTTCAAATTTTGCAAGATTGTTTAGCGCCCTATCACCCCGTCACCCTTCCTCAGCTTCCTGCTGGGATTGGTGGCCTGGTTGGTTTCTGGGGATACGAACTCATTAATTGGATTGAACCTCGGGTACCGATCTATCCCGCTTCTAGCTCAGACTTACCGGATGGGCTATGGATGCAGGTGGATAATTTAATGATTTTTGATCAGGTCCAGCGCAAAATATGGGTTATTGCCTATGCTGATCTGCAACAAACGCCTGATTTAAAGGCCGCTTATCAGCAAGCTTGCGATCGCGTTGAGTATCTGGTCCAAAAACTACAGCAGCCCCTTGATCGACAAAGCTTGGAGCTGACGGGGATGACGCCCACCCAGGCCGTTACGGCGGACTTTACTAGCAATACGACCCAAGCCGGATTTTGTCACAATGTTCAGCAGGCTAAGGACTATATCAAGGCTGGCGATATTTTCCAGGTGGTTTTATCTCAACGGCTATCTACAGCCTATCAGGGGGACCCGTTTGAGCTATACCGCTCCTTGCGTTTGATCAATCCATCGCCCTATATGTCCTACCTGCACTTTAAAGATTGGCAAATTATTGGTTCCAGTCCTGAAGTGATGGTGAAAGCGGAACATAGCACCCAGGAGAAGGGAGGATTAGCTGCAACCGTGCGACCCATCGCTGGGACTCGTCCCCGTGGGCAAACCTCCCAAGAGGATATAGCTTTAGCGACAGAACTCCTCCAAGATCCAAAAGAAATTGCAGAGCATGTCATGCTCGTCGATCTAGGACGGAATGACTTAGGACGGGTCTGTAGTAAAGGATCGGTTCAGGTGAAATCAGCGGATCTGATGGTGATCGAACGCTACTCCCATGTCATGCATATTGTGAGCAATGTTGTAGGAGAACTTGAAGACGAGAAAACCGCCTGGGATTTGCTCAAAGCCTGCTTTCCGGCAGGTACCGTCAGTGGTGCACCTAAGATCCGAGCCATGGAAATTATCCATGAATTAGAAGGATGTCGGCGGGGGCCTTATTCAGGAGTATATGGCTACTACGATTTTGAAGGGCAGCTGAATACAGCCATTTCGATCCGTACCATGGTCGTCCAACAACAAACCAAGGGTCAACATCTTGTAACCGTGCAGGCAGGAGCAGGAATTGTGGCGGATTCTGAACCTATTCGAGAATATGAAGAGACCCTCAATAAGGCTAGGGGACTGTTACAAGCCATTCATTGCGTACAGGGTGCTGCCACCTGA
- a CDS encoding photosystem I reaction center subunit II PsaD, protein MAETLTGQTPLFGGSTGGLLSSAETEEKYAITWTSPKQQVFEMPTGGAAVMNEGENLLYLARKEQCLALGLRQLRTKKIMDYKIYRVLPDGSNTLLHPKDGVFPEKSNEGRTAVNSVARSIGENPNPGAIKYTGKKAYD, encoded by the coding sequence ATGGCAGAAACACTGACTGGACAAACTCCATTGTTCGGCGGCAGCACTGGCGGATTGCTCTCGAGCGCTGAAACAGAAGAAAAATATGCCATCACCTGGACAAGTCCGAAGCAACAGGTCTTCGAAATGCCTACGGGTGGCGCAGCGGTGATGAACGAGGGAGAAAATCTCTTGTATCTTGCTCGCAAAGAACAATGTCTTGCTCTGGGGCTTCGACAACTGCGTACCAAGAAGATCATGGACTATAAGATCTACCGGGTGTTACCGGATGGATCGAATACTCTCCTGCATCCAAAAGATGGGGTCTTTCCTGAAAAATCCAATGAAGGCCGTACGGCAGTCAATAGCGTCGCTCGCTCCATTGGTGAAAACCCCAACCCTGGTGCCATCAAATACACAGGCAAGAAAGCCTACGATTAG